Part of the Halococcus saccharolyticus DSM 5350 genome is shown below.
CGCTGACGATTCCCTGGTGGACCCGTCCGTCGAGGGCGCGGATCGTTTCAACTGTCTCACTCACGGGTTCAAGCTGCTCGCGGGTCGCGCGCTCGAACGCCAGCAGCCAGTCGTCCTCGGCCACCTCGTGATTGACCATCGCCGCGACGGCGCGCTCGTAGCCCGCCCGCGCGCTCCGGAACACGTTGCCGTCACGTTCGCGGAAGTGGGTACCGAGCTCGTCGCGCCAGGTGTCGAGCGCCTGCTCTTCGTCGAGATCGTACTCGTCGGCGAGCGCCCCGACGAACGCGCGGTGGCCCGCTCGAACCGAGCCGAGATCGAGGAGTACGCCGCCGATGTCCCAGAACACCGCATCGTACTGTGATTCGTCCATATCTTGTCTGGAACTGCTTTTTCACGCTCTGCTCAAGTCCTTTGGCAGACTCGTTTGTGATCTTGGCTCCCGAACTGATGACTCAATCATAAAAATCTAGTATCGTCGACTCATCTGAGACGAATCACGATACAACTGAGAACCGCAAGCCACGTCCTCCCCAGCCGATTCCCTCACTCGCTGCGCTCGTTCCACTCGCTTTGCTCATCCACCGTCAGAGCTTCGCTCTGACGAGCCTGTGCTCGCTCCGCTCGCACAGACCTCGCACGAGTCGCGCGTCTTCGACGCGCTCCCGCGCGCCACCGCCGAGAAAAACGAAATCTCGACCAACATAACACGGCCCGCGCCGGGATTTATTATCGTCCCGCCCGATTTGCCCGACGCGATGACAACAACCACACCGAGGTGGATGCAGTGACGACCGACCAGTTCAGCGTCGACGGCGACACCGCGATCGTCACGGGTGCGTCGAGCGGGATCGGACGGACGATCGCCGAGCGGTTCGCCGCCGACGGCGCGGACGTCGTGATCTGCTCGCGCGAGCAGGACAACGTCGATCCGGTCGCCGAGGGGATCAACGACGCCGACGGGGGCCGCGCGGTCGCGGTCGAGTGCGACGTGCGCGACCGCGAGTCGGTCGAGGCGCTGGTCGACGCCACAGTCGGGGAGTTCGACGGGCTCGACACGCTGGTGAGCAACGCGGGCGCGAGCTTCATGGCGAACTTCGAGGAGATCTCCGAGAACGGCTGGAAGACCATCGTGGACATCAATCTCCACGGGACCTACCACTGCGCCCAGGCCGCAGGCGAAGTGATGCGCGAGGACGACGGCGGCACGATCGTCAACTTCGCGAGCGTCGCGGGCCAGCTCGGCGCGCCCTACATGAGCCACTACGCCGCCGCGAAGGCGGGAATCGTCAACCTCACGTCGACGCTCGGATTCGAGTGGGCCGACGACGGCGTTCGGGTCAACTGCATCGCGCCAGGCTTCGTCGCCACGCCAGGCGTCGCCAGCCAGATGGGCGTCACCGCCGACGAGATCGATCGGAACGACGTCGACCGCCGGATCGGCACGAGCGAGGAGATCGCCGATATCACGCAGTTCCTCGCGAGCCCCGCCTCATCGTACATCGTGGGCGAGACGCTCACCGCACGCGGTGTGCCGGACATCATGGAGTCCACCCCCGAGGCATGACCGACGCCGCCGCGGACCGCGAGGTGTTCTTGCCGGTGGCGGCCCAGCCGAGCGTCGACGCGCTCTGTGAGCAAGCCGTCCGGGCCGAGGAACGAGGCTACGACCGCGCGTGGCTCCCCGAAACGTGGGGTCGGGACGCCGTGACAGTACTAACGAGCATCGCCCACCGGACCGACGAGATCGGGATCGGGACCTCGATCGCCCCGATCTACTCGCGTTCGCCCGCGCTGCTCGGCCAGACCGCCGCCACGCTCCAGGAGGTCTCAGGGGGGCGGTTCCGGCTCGGGCTCGGCCCGTCAGGTCCCGCAGTAATCGAGAACTGGCACGGCGTTGACTACGGCAACCCGCTCCGGTGCACGCGCGAGACGGTCGAGATCGTGAAGCAGGTCCTCTCGGGCGAACCCGTCGAGTACGACGGCGAGTACTTCGATCTCTCGGGCTTTCGCCTGCGGTGTGAGCCACCCTCGCCGCCGCCCGCGGTCGATGCGGCCGGGATGGGGCCCAAGGCCGTGGAGCTCGCCGGCCGGTTCGCCGACGGCTGGCACGCGCTGATGGTCACCAGAGAGGGCGTCCGCGATCGCCTGGCGGACCTCGAACGCGGGGCCGACCTCGCCGACCGAGATCCCGACGACGTGCGAACGACACTCTCGCTGACCTGCGCGGCGCTCGACGACCGCGAACGCGCCCGCGAGTCCGTCCGCCAGCACGTCGCCTTCTACGTTGGCGGGATGGGAACGTTCTACCGCGACAGCCTCTCCCGTGTCGGCCACGAGGAAACCGCCAACGAAATCTACGACAACTGGCAGGACGACGACCGCGCGGCGGCGCTCGCGGCTATCGACGACGACCTGCTCGATTCGCTCGCGGTCGCCGGGACGCCCGCGGAAGCCCGCGAGCGCTTCGAGAAATTCGCCACGATCGACGGCGTCGACGCGGTGTCCGTCTCGTTCCCGCGGGACGCGACGAGGGAGGAAATCGACGCGACCATCGAAACGCTCGCTCCCTGACACTCTCCCACGGTCGCATCGACTCGCACCGAGGGCGCATTTTCACGCCGGAACGAACGCCACATTCCGCACCGATCGGGACCGCGGGAACGGGCTGGATCTGTGCACGCCCGTCGGTGTGAATCGCCCACAATCGCCCCAATCGAGGTGTCTCTGTCCTGATTTTTCTTTCCGAGATCGTGGGGTTTACCCGTGCAACTGCGTTCATGCCGAGCACTGTTCGTGAGCGATCATCGACTGACATCGTCGACCGAACGGAATCGGTTGTGGCATCGAATCTATCGGAATCGTTTGCAATCGTGGCGGCGGGACGATCCCGGCCAGCGTTACCGACCGCTCCTTACCGACCGTGCGATGGCACAGTTCCATCTCTAACGATGGGAGTGTGGCACGTACTCGGCCTCGACGAGGCCGATTGGGGCGAAACCGGGCTGTTCTTCGTGACGATCGGGGTGTTGGTGGCGCTCGTAACTGTGGGCCTCGTGAACCCGTCGCTGTTGACCAGCACGCTGAACGGCGCGTACGACTGGGTGTTGCACAACTTCGGGTGGTGGTTCATGCTGCTCGGCGGCGTCATGATCGTCTTCGGCCTGTTCATGACGTTCTCGCGGTACGGCAAGATCCGCATCGGCGGCGAGGACGCCGAACCCGAGTTCGGACTCTACTCGTGGATCGCGATGGTGTTCACCGTGGGCTTTGGCAGCTCTATCGTCGTCTGGGGCGTCGGCGAGCCGGTCCAGATCGTGAACAACCCGCCGCCGCAGCCGTTCCCGGTCGGCGGAGCCGCGCTCAAACCGCTCGCGCTCGCGTTCATGTTTCTCCACGAGTCGTTCCCGGGGATGGCGATGTGGTACATCCCCGTGACGCTCTCCTTCGCCCTGATGATCTACACCCAGTCGGTCTCGGAGTACAAGCTCAGTTCGATGCTCGACGTGGTGTTCGATCGAGAGGAGCACGGCTGGCTCTACTGGCTCGTCGATCTCTCGGCGCTCGTGGCGATGGTCGGCGGCATCGCCACGTCGCTCGGTTTCACCGCCCAACAGCTCGCGACGATCCTCGATACCGTCTATGGGTTGCAGGCGACGACTCTGACCTACGGGCTGTTCGCTCTCATCGGGCTGGTCTTCCTCGGCGATGTCTGGCTCGGCCTCCGCAGCGGGATCCAGAACGCGGCCCGGCTGACGATGGTGTTCATGGCGCTCGCGGCCGCAATGCTCCTGGTCGTCGGCCCGACGCTGTTCACCCTCAACCTCACGCTCGATGCGACGGGAATCTGGCTCAACAACCTCCCGCGGCTGATGTTTTACGCCGCACCGACCAGCGGCGGGAGCTGGCCACAGCAGTGGACGAGCTTCTGGTGGGCGTGGTGGGTCGCGTGGGGGCTGTTCGTCGGGAGCTTCGTCGCCCGCGTCTCGAAGGGTCGCACCATCCGCGAGACGTTCGTCGCACTGGTCGTCGTTCCTTCGGGGCTGGTCTGGGCCCAACACGGTATCATCGGTGGCTGGGTGCTCTCACCGGAGTACTTCGGTCCCGTCAGCGACGCCCTCGCCGCGAACGACATCCCGGCGGCCGTCGCCACCGCCATCAGTATCACGCCGTACGGCAACGTGCTCGGCGTCCTGCTCGTGCTCGTGATGGTGGGGTACATCCTCACGACGCTCGATTCGGCGGTGTTCATGCTGTCGGCGATCACGCTCGGTGACGAGAACCCGAACGCGCGCAACCGGGCGTGGTGGGGCGTGTTGCTCGCCTTCCTCGGCGTCATGACGCTTCGACTCCCGGCGTTCAGCGCGATGCAGTCGTTCTCGCCAGTGATGGCGCTGCCGTTCACGCTGTACTTCCTCGTCTTGGTGTACGGGAGCTACATCACCGCGCGGGACTACTACCGCGAAGAGCTCGCCATGCCCGACGAGGAACCGTTCTTCAGTTTCACCACCCGAACGGAGTCCACGACCGGGGACGAACCGACCGGCGGCGATGGCTATACTACCGACGGCGGCGTGGGAACAGAAAACGACGACTGATCGACGCGCTGACGGCGGCTTCGATCGTCAGGCGATCTTCTCGGTGAACTTCTCGCGGACCTTCTCGATTTTCGGCTGGGCGTGGAACGAACAGTAGGCGTCGTCGGGGTTCTTCTCGTAGTAGTTCTGGTGTTCCTCGCTCGCTTCGTAGAACACCTCCAGTGATTCGATCTCGGTCACGACCGGATCGTCGTACCCGCCCTCGGCGTCGAGCGCGTCGATGTACGTCTCGGCCGTTTCGTGCTGTCCTTCGTCGTGGGTGAAGATCGCCGATCGGTACTGGGTGCCGACGTCCGGGCCCTGCCGATTCAGCTGTGTCGGGTCGTGGACGGTGAAGAACACGTCGAGCAGGTCCTCGTACGCGATACGCTCGGGATCGTACTCCACTTGGACGACCTCGGCGTGACCCGTGTCACCCGAGCAGACCTCCCGATACGTCGGATTTTCGGTGTGGCCGCCCGCGTAGCCCGAGGTCACGTCGAGCACGCCGTCGAGTTCCTCCATCGGGGCCTCGATACACCAGAAACAGCCGCCAGCGAGCGTGGCTCGCTCCGTTTCGTTTGCCATAGTAGTAATTGACTGTGTGTGGGTGAAAAGCTATCGACCCAGAGACTTTCTGTGTCCGAGATTGGATGGATATAGTAGTTTGATAACAATGATTATGTCTCGCCGTTCATTAGTCCGGCTATGGCTTCGAGTTTAGAAGAAGCAAGTGCGGCAGATATTGCTTCACCAGCAAGCCATGAACGATTAGAGAATTATGGCGACAATCTAGACCACTATATTAGCAGCAATTTCACATACATACCAATACCTGCTGATAAAAAGTATTATGATAGAAATGAAGGTTGTTTGAAAACGATTGACTCAGATCAGTATATAAATGGTGAAGATAGTGTGATTGATGTGCTAGAAAAACTCACTTGTCATCCATTCCTCTTGATTGATAATTATCCCACTTCTCTGTTCAGTATTGACCCAACAGGGGCTACGGGTTCATTTACAGAAATATCACACTCCGGAATTGGCAGTAGCAACTTTGAACCAACTGACTTAGATTCGTTTGATGATAGTTCGACATGGCTGACTGCACAAGAACTGGAAGATCAATTCCCAGACCGCGCGGAGGAAGAACTGGAAAAGAGTGCTTATTCTATCATAACTCTGTTCGATATGAACAAGAGACGAACGAAAGAGAAACTGTACCCAGCAATAGCAGAGTTGGCAGATATCCTCTCAGAAAAGATTGAGAGGGAACATGAAGAGGAGAAATCATTATATCCCCAATTGAGAGCATCTACAATCGGTAATTGGCAAAAAGATAAGGAAAGAGGTTTAGATGTACATATAGCGGAATACATGACACTAACCGATATGATCCAGGTGATAACTTCTTCAGATAGCGAGTTTGTAGCGGAATGTGGGTTCAGTTCTAAGAACCAATGTCAAAAACAGTTAGGAAGTGTAAATGAACTGCGCAACAAGATCATGCATGCCAACCGTACCTTAGTGCATAATAGCGAAGATATTGATTCTGTTCTCAATAGGATACAACGGGCATCGACTATTCTGAACAACATATCTTGACTTCCCTACCAGACATGAATTTCAATAATATAGAATCGAATTTTAGTAGATGATCTCTCTGAAATAGGATGAACTATTTCACCGCAGCGCACGATCGAACGATGATGACTGATTATACCGGCGCGGACCTGTTCGTGGATGCGCTCGCCGAGTACGGCGTGACCCATGTCTTCGGCAATCCCGGCACCACCGAACTCCCCGTGGTCCACGCGATCGCCGACAGCGAGATCGAGTACGTCCTCGGACTCCACGAGGACATCGCGGTGGGGATGGCCGGCGGCTACGCCCAGACTCGTCGGTATCACGCCCACCACGACGACTCGATCCTCCCGTTGGGGGTGGCGAACCTCCACACCACGCCCGGACTCGCCCACGGCCTCGGGAACCTCTACGCCGCGAAGATCGCCGGCGCGCCGCTGCTCGTGACCGCCGGCAATCACAGCACGGACTTCCGCCACGAGGAGCCGATCCTCTCCGGTGACCTCCTCCGATTGACTCGCCAGTTCTGCAAGCAGAGTCACGAGGTGCTCGACGTGAGTTCGGTTCCGACGATGGTCCGCCGGGCGATCCGAACCGCTCTCACACCGCCGACCGGTCCCGTCTTTCTGGGACTCCCGCTCGATACGATGCTCGCCGAGACCGACGCCGATCCCGAGCGACTCGGCCCGATTCCCACCGCTGGCGGCGGCGACGTTGCGGCGATCGAGCGCGCGGCCGACCTGCTCGCTGAGGCCGACGCGCCGGTGTTGGTGGTCGGCGATCACATCGCGCGCGCCGGGGCGGACGCGGTCGCGGCCGCGGTCGACCTCGCGGAGGCCGCCGGCACGCGGGTCCACGGCGAGATTCTGTCGTGTGAGGTCGACTTCCCGATGGATCACGACCAGTGGATCTCGCCGATCCCGCCGGACGAGGATCTCGCGCGGACGCTGCTCGACGCTGACACGGTGGTGTTCGCAGGCTGTTCGACCAACACCACGCTGACGCGCCACGAGCGCGCGCTGGTGAGCGACGACACCACCTGCATCCACCTCAGCGACGCCGTCCGTGAGATCGGTAAGAACCAGCCCGCCGACGCCGCGGTGATCGGCGATCCGGGTATCGTACTGGGCGAGATCGCCGCTAGGGTTCGCAACCGGCTCGACCAATCGGAGCGCGAGGAGCGACTCGAAACGGTCGCGTCGGTGAAGGAGATGGTCGAGGCCCAGATGGCGGCGATCGGTGGGGGCGACAACGGCGACGATCCCCGCGCCTCGAAGGCCGAACTCGTCGACGCGCTCCACGAGGCCGCACTGGAGGCGTTCATCGTGGACGAGGGCGTGACCGCGAAGTACGCGATGCTCACGCGGTGGCCGCTCCAGCCCGAGCAGTACATCTCGAACAAGGGTGGCGGTCTCGGCTACGGTCTCCCGGCGTCGGTCGGCGCGGCGTTCGCCGAGAGCCAGCGTGACGACCCACGCGATGTCCTCGGGTTCGTTGGAGACGGGTCGTATCTCTACTACCCACACAGCCTCTACACCGCCGCGCGCCACGATCTCGATCTCACGGTCGTGATCCCCGACAA
Proteins encoded:
- a CDS encoding HAD family hydrolase codes for the protein MDESQYDAVFWDIGGVLLDLGSVRAGHRAFVGALADEYDLDEEQALDTWRDELGTHFRERDGNVFRSARAGYERAVAAMVNHEVAEDDWLLAFERATREQLEPVSETVETIRALDGRVHQGIVSDIDTWEAERLLAQFDVVAHLDAVTTSEEVGHTKPDRAMFATALEKADVEPARTLMVGDRYENDMVGASRAGIHTAAFGGSAADAEPDDPVVDHRIDDPRDVLALVGVEAEEWQPDG
- a CDS encoding BCCT family transporter — translated: MGVWHVLGLDEADWGETGLFFVTIGVLVALVTVGLVNPSLLTSTLNGAYDWVLHNFGWWFMLLGGVMIVFGLFMTFSRYGKIRIGGEDAEPEFGLYSWIAMVFTVGFGSSIVVWGVGEPVQIVNNPPPQPFPVGGAALKPLALAFMFLHESFPGMAMWYIPVTLSFALMIYTQSVSEYKLSSMLDVVFDREEHGWLYWLVDLSALVAMVGGIATSLGFTAQQLATILDTVYGLQATTLTYGLFALIGLVFLGDVWLGLRSGIQNAARLTMVFMALAAAMLLVVGPTLFTLNLTLDATGIWLNNLPRLMFYAAPTSGGSWPQQWTSFWWAWWVAWGLFVGSFVARVSKGRTIRETFVALVVVPSGLVWAQHGIIGGWVLSPEYFGPVSDALAANDIPAAVATAISITPYGNVLGVLLVLVMVGYILTTLDSAVFMLSAITLGDENPNARNRAWWGVLLAFLGVMTLRLPAFSAMQSFSPVMALPFTLYFLVLVYGSYITARDYYREELAMPDEEPFFSFTTRTESTTGDEPTGGDGYTTDGGVGTENDD
- a CDS encoding TIGR04024 family LLM class F420-dependent oxidoreductase — its product is MTDAAADREVFLPVAAQPSVDALCEQAVRAEERGYDRAWLPETWGRDAVTVLTSIAHRTDEIGIGTSIAPIYSRSPALLGQTAATLQEVSGGRFRLGLGPSGPAVIENWHGVDYGNPLRCTRETVEIVKQVLSGEPVEYDGEYFDLSGFRLRCEPPSPPPAVDAAGMGPKAVELAGRFADGWHALMVTREGVRDRLADLERGADLADRDPDDVRTTLSLTCAALDDRERARESVRQHVAFYVGGMGTFYRDSLSRVGHEETANEIYDNWQDDDRAAALAAIDDDLLDSLAVAGTPAEARERFEKFATIDGVDAVSVSFPRDATREEIDATIETLAP
- the msrA gene encoding peptide-methionine (S)-S-oxide reductase MsrA, with product MANETERATLAGGCFWCIEAPMEELDGVLDVTSGYAGGHTENPTYREVCSGDTGHAEVVQVEYDPERIAYEDLLDVFFTVHDPTQLNRQGPDVGTQYRSAIFTHDEGQHETAETYIDALDAEGGYDDPVVTEIESLEVFYEASEEHQNYYEKNPDDAYCSFHAQPKIEKVREKFTEKIA
- a CDS encoding SDR family NAD(P)-dependent oxidoreductase, with the translated sequence MTTDQFSVDGDTAIVTGASSGIGRTIAERFAADGADVVICSREQDNVDPVAEGINDADGGRAVAVECDVRDRESVEALVDATVGEFDGLDTLVSNAGASFMANFEEISENGWKTIVDINLHGTYHCAQAAGEVMREDDGGTIVNFASVAGQLGAPYMSHYAAAKAGIVNLTSTLGFEWADDGVRVNCIAPGFVATPGVASQMGVTADEIDRNDVDRRIGTSEEIADITQFLASPASSYIVGETLTARGVPDIMESTPEA
- a CDS encoding thiamine pyrophosphate-binding protein; its protein translation is MMTDYTGADLFVDALAEYGVTHVFGNPGTTELPVVHAIADSEIEYVLGLHEDIAVGMAGGYAQTRRYHAHHDDSILPLGVANLHTTPGLAHGLGNLYAAKIAGAPLLVTAGNHSTDFRHEEPILSGDLLRLTRQFCKQSHEVLDVSSVPTMVRRAIRTALTPPTGPVFLGLPLDTMLAETDADPERLGPIPTAGGGDVAAIERAADLLAEADAPVLVVGDHIARAGADAVAAAVDLAEAAGTRVHGEILSCEVDFPMDHDQWISPIPPDEDLARTLLDADTVVFAGCSTNTTLTRHERALVSDDTTCIHLSDAVREIGKNQPADAAVIGDPGIVLGEIAARVRNRLDQSEREERLETVASVKEMVEAQMAAIGGGDNGDDPRASKAELVDALHEAALEAFIVDEGVTAKYAMLTRWPLQPEQYISNKGGGLGYGLPASVGAAFAESQRDDPRDVLGFVGDGSYLYYPHSLYTAARHDLDLTVVIPDNRNYRILKDNTLDLFGGSEDDYDWVGMEFEPPVDIPTNAESHGARGELIESPDEIAPTVRAALDRDGPDVLDVLVHD